From the genome of Malus sylvestris chromosome 13, drMalSylv7.2, whole genome shotgun sequence:
GGGGTGATAGATGTTTTATTGGCATGGATGAATTGACCAATTCTTGGAGATATATGATGTTTCAATTTTGTTCTATTTTAGAATTAGATTTCTAAGTTTCGAACATACTGTGAATGCTGAACAAACTGGTCAATCTGTAACATAATTTTTGGTCTCTGGTAAGTTGTCGGTCTAAGCAGGAGGATGTGACTCATGGATCTGCATCAGCAGCTATAGTATTTCTCCTcgtatttgtaattttttgtttcgAGTAGAGGGTTACCTTTCGTGGCATGATTTTCTCGGAGAGGTTTAACTGTTTAGGTTATTGTTTGTGATTGAATGGTACTTGAATGACTTCATTCCCGTATTAGGTCATCTCCTTTGGTCCTCTGTGTTGTGCGCTTGAATTCATTTAGAAGATGTTTGAATATTGTTTCCTTTTGAGAACAACGGTTTTAAGTGTAGTTTCAGAAAGTTACTGGAAATTCTTAGTGATTGTTGTGTTCTCTCTATTGTCCTCGACGACCATGTACATCTTGATTAAGCTAACATTCCACTTCTGGCCTTGTGCCAACTTGCTAATAGTCATCTCAGTGAGCTTTTGTAAAGTAAGATACAAGCTTGACAGACAAAGTAAAACTTGAGTACTCTAGCATCAATAAGTAGTTTGGGTTTTCACACTTAAATCCTTAACTTTGGTTCTCATTTGATTGTATCGAAGCCGGTTGTTTCAAAGAAAATCAAGCAAAATCCATTGGTGACATTTTGTGTTGATTTATGTATATATCACTATAAAATTATATGCCAGGCTGTACACCAATCATTAGTTTGACAATAATGTCATTAGACTGTTGCATGCTTAAGAAGTAATGCCAGGGTTGTTTTGTCTTAGGACTCAATGGAACATGCATCTTTAGAAACTTAGCATGGATGCCAGCTCCCAGCTGTTTACTTAATGAACACTTCCAAGTTACACATCTTTGATTGCAGTCATTTGGTTTTGTAGTATTAAAGATTTCGTCGAGTTAATATTTgtgtattttttaattattattacttTCTTACTAAGTTGCTACTACTCCTATAAGAAAGTGGCCATTtactttggaaaaaaaatttgctCACTGTTTTTACCACGGTGTAACATCGCCACCCTACTCAATGCATCCACCTGTTATACAAGTCCTGTTCTCCAAGACCCCATTGTCCAAGAAAATTGTGTTCACCCACAGTTCAATCTTTATTCCAACGGTGGAGGAGAaaatacaacaacaaagagTGGGTGATCACAATTTCCTTGGACCATGGGGTCTTGGAGGACAGGTCTACCCGTTATACATCGTATATACCTTAATTGGAGGTAGTGAGCAAAGTTGTTGTCTCATCTTTTGAAATCGAATTATGTGTGAAAGTATACCTCAAAGTCTCTTAGAATCCGGGAAGTTGAGCTTTCCGAATGGACATACGCATTGTGTTAAGAGATAAAACATTATTGGAGAAAGGTTATAAACTGCATGGTGGTGAGATATTTTGATGCAATTATTGATGGAGAAAATTCCAgctggttttgttttgttccaATATCTGAGTTTTTAGGGTCTCTTAATTTTAGATATTTTACGATGGcgaaagaacattgttttgtgaTGCGGTCCTTGTTTGCtatgtttgacttttttttcGAATGGTAGGGCTATGTAACTTAGATTTGGAAATGGGGAATGGATCTTTGCAAATATACTTGGCATCTTACATATCCTCTCATGTAACTTAGATTCCTTACTAACAAAGCATTCAATTCCCCCTTGTTTGCAGAGGTGAGAAAGCATTTTGCAGCGCCGAGTgccgtgacaagcacatgcgcAGCGACCATCATAAAGACAAGTGCAGATCCGGAGCATTAAAATCGCTTGATTACTCAGCGTCGCCGTGCTCTCGTCCGCTCGTCTTCTTGGCCGGGGTTGAGGTGGCATGAAAGTTTTCCTATACCGAACCTATATagtaaataatacaaaaagGACGGGAAAGGTGATGGGAATAAATTGGGTATAACCGGGATAAGACGGTAGAAAAATACCGGACAGGGTTCAAGCAGGCAGTCTCTACAGTCTACAATTTAAATtgcaagaattttttttattagattgGACAAGTTGTATTGAGAAATTGGCAAGTTATATAATCCGTGGGAGAGACATTTATACAATAATGTTACTGCTTTTCAAAAGTTTCAGTTGTACAATGGTAATTTGGATTGGATCAAGTTAGTTATAATATTTAGATACCAAACTCGCTATCCAAGGAAGTTGAATTTGAAACTTTTTATCTTGAAGGAGATCGTCCTAGTGTTAGTGAGTATAGTTTTTGTATCAttttttgaaactttttttttttttttttttaaaataaaccaCGCCGCAttgaaatataatataaaagaaCGAATTAAATGATACGTAATATTGAGGCGACCTCATATTTTGGCAAGATCTAATAGTTTCTGTGAACATGATTAGGCCTACTAGTCTATTTTTTGGGGTCATTATTTATTCTTATTGAAGACAACAAACCGTCCCTGCCAGGTGAAATATCTTGTTTCACGATACAAGCGTTATTAGGGGAATAGGGAGTGGAACACATAACATGGATGAAATTGATAGCAAGGAACCAATCGAGGTACAAATCTTTTACCAATTCAAAAATACTGGTCTATTCCAATTGAATTccttttaaggaaaactaacgaaaatagcttgaaaactttgagttttaatcaaaataacaaaaaagtgTTGAATAGTACCATTAATGACTTTTTAGAATAAacatgtcattttcgttaaaaatgaacagtaccggaacaGTATtggaagtgtttcgttaaaactcctttTTAAGCCAGAAAACCTACACCATCACTCAGACTAATAAAAGTCCAAATTCCGGCGAAACCCTAAAAATAACTTCTCATTCTGCAAAGATTCATATAGTACTGTTTTATAATCATCTTTGAAAGAACAAGACcacaatttttcttcatataataCTTAATCGAACAAGTTTGTGCtaaatttgaattattttaacGAGGCCAACAATCTAACAAGTAATGAATTGTATTGGAGTGTATGAGCAGCAAGTAACTCAGTAAATAATCACATTGAGACTCCGATGTCGGGAGCTAGCACACTGATTTTTATCTATGAATCAAGTTCAACTTAGCATCAGAAGCCAACAAAATTCAATAACAAGGAGGCAAGCAAAAACTTGATGGAGCTCCAAGTAAAAATCTAGTCCTCAACCTGCCAAATACAAGTCAAATGCAACCACTAAATCAGTTGTTCAAAAACTAACAATAATGGATTAGAAGATGGATCTGAATAACCATCTTGGTTAAGACGCTGTCAAGTGCCAATTGGTGACCATGTTGGAAATAATAAGATTCTCTATTAATTTTCTTCTTGGTGTTGGCAGCAGTAATCAAACTTAAGCCCCAAACAAATCCCTTATGCTTGCTTCCCCTTTGACAACACTAAATTATCAGCATTTCCACCCCCACAAAGGCTGTCAACAAGACACGGCTCATATACTAACTCTGATAGAGGAGACAACTTGAAACCACTAGGTCACTTGCGACCACATAACTTCATTTCTTTgacatgaaaaaaattaatccaaaatCGTGGAAGCTGAAACCAGATGTGACTGAGTTTTATCCTGATATTAGTTTACCCACATCCCCATTTTGATAACACAGAAACGGTGATACAAATGGAACACAACTGAAATATGACTCCAAATCACTGCATAAGTAGTCATCTAGGCGAAATGAATTATTAAATGAAGTGCTTTAATTGATGTTTCACAGAATATGCTTTTCTCATAGAATGAAAACACCAATACTAGGAGCTTTTATAAACACCAATACCCAGCTAAAGTTCATGTGCCTCCAATCCCCACTATTAAGTCCACCTGAGCTCTTTTCCTGCTTCTAGTGTGGGACTATTTCTTCAAACTTCAGACATCTACCGAGCACATGAACGGAATTATCATTGTAacttttttccatttcttttctttgattttactcTCTGACTACACTCTGAATTCAGATAGCATCTAATATATTCCATCTATTAACTTTCCGGCAAAAGCACCTCTTAGAAAATCTACTTTATGgctccacacacacacacacacccaccatTATAAACAATTATATCTACAAATGCATATCAGAAAGATTTTCCACCTAGTTTTGTTGAAAACATAAATAACCAAGGGCAACATCTTTCTATGCCTGGAAAAAGCTTGAGGTTCAACcctaaaaccaattggcaataagCGGAGTAATCCCACTCCTTATAAGACCACACAAAGGACCCTTAACATTTCGTTGTAGGACAACACTCCACATCCTCCCCAAGATCATAACAATGAACAATCTAAATTAGCAATTGACTGCTGAAATTCATGTCAGAAAAATGTGAGCTTACTTCTTCTAATTGCAATTATAACCAAAACCCACATAGAAAATCATCGGCCTTGTTAAAACTCACATATAATAACTATCAAATGCTAATCATTTGTCCTAATTTTGAGATTATTAAGATGGGTTATGATTAGTTCTGAAAAAATTGATGAATTGGTCGGGGGCTACTGCATAAAACTATCAGAAATTCAACCAAATCACAAACCCAATCATAagaataaaggtcgtacccagtgcacaaggctcccgctttacgcagggtctgggagaggtgaatgtcggctagccttacccccatttatggagaggctgctcccaagtctcgaacccgagacctaccgctcatgggcgaaggcactcccaatcataaaaataaaaaaaaaaaaaaaaaaaaaacaaaaacaataataCCCGAGCGGGATGATGATTCGGGTCTGGTGATAAAGAACGCTCGAGGTTCACAAGTCTACCTTCAAGAGCATCAAACTTTTGCTTCACCTACATAATCCCCcacaacaaagaaaatgaaaacttgAAATCATATGTATgagtgtatgtatgtgtgtgtgtgtctatatatatatatatatatatatatatatatatatatatatatatatatatatatatataaagagagagagagagagaggtgagagaGTTGATGGGTTACATACATCGGAGGAAAGAGCGAAGCGGTCGACGAGAAGATCTTTCCAGACGAGGTGAGAGATTGCAGCTCCAGTCTGCGAAAACCCAacaccgaaccaaaccaaacgAGTTCTTATCatctttctttttggttttccCATTTGGGGTTTTGAGAATCACAGAAATCTTAGAACCACAATgtgctgttgctgctgctgctgccgaACGACAATCACAATTCTCTTTTCCTATACAATTTATTATTTCCAAATGAAAAAGTTTTAAGAGGCAAATAACCAACAGAAGTTCTAATATGGTTACTCAAAATTACCATAATACTCACGGATTTTTATTTTAGGGAGCAAAACTCTAATTAGACTAAAGTTCAGAGAACATTATTTCaattttctcttgttttttatttagttaCTTTATGTCAAAAGTGAAAACAGAAAACATGACAACTTTTTAGAATATGCATTGctgaaacacattaaaaatagatCTTCACAATTACAATGAAAACAACTAACGCAAGACTTCTGTAAGGGTGCGTAATGCCcgtgattaaaaaaatatctcTTACACCCACGTGTGTGCGTGCGGAGtgattagtttttatttaaagCCGAAGGAGAAAATATTTGAGACAACATTATGGACTTGAGAGAAGGGTCTTGGGGGGTTTTCGCCCCTAATGGGTCGGGCATCAAGGACAAAAATCTGATATGGTGAGGGTGGGAAGGGCAGGGTACGAATGACATTCTAATTCCAAACCCAAACACGCGCTGCCTACTTGAATAAGATTTTTCTCCAAAGACACAACAAAACTAGACAATAATTTGCACAAAATGTAGAAATATTAGTGTACcaagtaaaattaaaaactaaaaacaatgtTGAATAGTTTTCTAAATTTGTTTAGATTTAGTTTTGTGATTATATATTTACCAATTTCCCACCATCATTTGCTAGGATGCCACTCCACCCAACAAGTTTCTAAGGTTGTTTTCAGCCAACCTCCAAAGGAGAGATATTTCCATGTAACCAAAACATAAGGTCAATACACTAcgtgtcataatataagtaaATATAAGTAGAGAGGATATATTTTTCAATGTCCCTTCACTTGTATCACCGGCTCGTGTTCTAggcacattgaaaaaaaaaatctccaacatAAGAAGGAAATTCAGCAGAAAGTCAAACCCCAATATGATATTGGGATTAAACCTAAATTATGAAACAAGGATCTTgctaaatataaatagtatgcAAATACACATAGGGTGAGCAATACAAGTTTGTACACCCAACTGAAACGCATGAACatgtcaaaatttcaaatgaaaTACTCAAATGCAAGGCATGCGAATAATGTTATTAGTTCTAATAAGTATAAAAAGGACACGGAATTATATAACTCGTACAAAAAAGCGAAAGATTTGCCGTTTAAATGTGGTCGACTAGACCAGATGGTGGCAATTAGAGAGCCATCCATGTAAGCAGATGCACCAGCTAGTTCTTGGCGGCGGCCGCGGGCACCAAATGTTGGGGCTGTAGGCACATGAAAGAGGAATTAGTAAATATGAGAACCCAGAATGGAAAATCGAAGGCTCGCCGGTAAATTTATGTTCAGGGTTAGACTAGTTTCTTACCGCTTGTAGCTCCTCTTCATGCTTTGGAATAAAAGCAGTATCAACCTTGCCATTTTTGAAATCCTCTATGTCAAGGATAAGTTTATGGTATTCAATGGTTGTGGGAACCCCTGTTGAACAAAGGCAATAACTACATCAACCACCATTAATAACGAAAAAGGAGTGTTCCAGATTTACATCGTGAATTAAAGCAACCTGAAACTCTCAATaaaactttgacaaaaaaaaaaaaaaaacacttgccCCTTCGGTTCTATTCACAACACTGCTTAAATTCAAATGGCTCACACAAAGTTTCTTCTACATAAAGTCCAATTATGCtgacataaaaattaaataaaattgaatgatttcACCAATTAACTATATTATTATTTACCCGTTATAACAGTGTCGTCAAGAGCCCTCTTCATTCGCTCAATCGCCTTTTCTCTTGTTGGTGCCCAAACAATAAGCTACATCAAGAGAGCAATATTGCCAAAGTGATTAAAATTTAGAACAATAAACCTGAAAGCTATAATATTATATTGGTGATGTATATGGGCCACAAACCTTTCCAAGAAGGGAATCATAGTTTGGAGGAACCACATAATCAGGATAAACATGGCTATCCATTCGAACAAAGGGACCTCCAGATGGTAAGTATGCTGTTATTCTTCCTGTTAAAAAACACAGAAGAATATGTATTAAAAACAGAGTGAATACATAATGTCATTGTTAAACCAGTGCATGCGCAACCCTAGTAAAATAAATGGAATTCTTGGAGTGCTGAACTATCTTAGAGCCCTATATCATCAGGGTTTGGCTGCATCACATAGTACAATACAGAATAACAGAAAAAGACCAAATGTTGCGTAAGTGTCATCCTGTACTAAGCAATTAACCAAGGGAACCAGAATATAACTATGTATACATACCTGGCCCAGGTCGGAATCCTTTAAAAGCATCTTCTGCATTGATACGGCATTCAATTGAATGTCCTCTGAGCACTATATCTTCCTGTAGATGGAGCCACCTCCGTCAGACATTGAACAGAAAGCGTCAAATATATCTCGAAAACTACACTACTGTAATTACCTGTGTGTATCGGAGTTTTTCACCCATAGCCACATGAATTTGTTCTTCAATCAAGTCAACAGAGGAAATCATTTCTGTCACAGGATGCTCAACCTGTCATTCCATTGGCAAAAATATTATAGTTTAGCATAACGAAGCAAATTTTTAATACCAGTCAAAGCCATCCTCAAAAGATTAGTTTAACCTGAATCCGAGTGTTCATTTCCATGAAGTAAAAGGAACCTCTTTCGTCCAAAAGGAATTCAACGGTTCCAACACCAATGTAGCCAATTGATGCTGCTGCTGCAACTGCTGCATCACCCATAGCTTTCCGCAGTTCTGGGGTCAATGCAGGGGAAGGTGCTTCTTCCAGAAGCTTTTGGTTCCTTCTCTGTGAACGTTACATTCAACAAATGAAAACAATTTGGCAGGGGTCATTGGGCTTTGCATTTCTTAGAAATGACTAGAGAATAAATGAATAATAACTTGAAGACAGCTGTATtctaatacaacaacaacaacaaagccttttcccactaagtggggtcggctatatgaatcctagaacgccatt
Proteins encoded in this window:
- the LOC126595829 gene encoding uncharacterized protein LOC126595829 — its product is MGKPKRKMIRTRLVWFGVGFSQTGAAISHLVWKDLLVDRFALSSDVKQKFDALEGRLVNLERSLSPDPNHHPARVED